One genomic region from Zonotrichia leucophrys gambelii isolate GWCS_2022_RI chromosome 26, RI_Zleu_2.0, whole genome shotgun sequence encodes:
- the PNPLA1 gene encoding omega-hydroxyceramide transacylase: MAVEDLRASSTPFSLSFSGSGFLALYQVGVVQSLLELAPELLKSACKVYGSSAGSIIAAAVVCGIGLDDLKEFFFAMAAEVRKTILGPLSPKCSLLANLKTVLQRMLPEDSYLLASGRLHISLTRVVDGQNVMASEFSSKEELIQALLCSCFLPIYCGFIPPSYRGVRYVDGGFTGLQPVSSLEEPVITVSPFTGELDICPRDCPAIFFCFQIFNGSIQISIENLCRISYALFPPSTMVLNDIFSQGYQDTALFLYRNNAFGFNYFDGNFRFGSTCGKNDSAKSNGTHSGLSKRVPQCLTPYFLPGLWKKEQVNGLQDPLAKVLLQPYRLPALFRKGVKKVWGLLEGVRSLVQRLHKLLQTLVPGLPKTSVDRR; the protein is encoded by the exons ATGGCTGTGGAGGATCTCCGGGCTTCCAGCACCCCTTTCTCGCTCTCCTTTTCGGGCAGTGGCTTCCTGGCCCTGTACCAGGTTGGGGTGGTGCAGTCCCTGCTGGAGTTGGCTCCCGAGCTCCTCAAGTCTGCCTGCAAGGTCTACGGCTCCTCGGCCGGGTCCATCATCGCTGCTGCCGTCGTGTGCGGCATCGGCCTCG ATGACCTCAAGGAGTTTTTCTTTGCAATGGCAGCAGAAGTCAGGAAAACCATCCTGGGCCCCCTCTCTCCCAAGTGCAGCTTGCTGGCCAATCTCAAGACTGTCCTGCAGCGGATGCTGCCGGAGGATTCCTACCTGCTGGCCTCAGGGAGGCTGCACATCTCCCTGACACGGGTGGTGGACGGCCAGAACGTCATGGCCTCGGAGTTCAGCTCCAAGGAGGAGCTCATTCAG gctctcctctgcagctgctttcttcCAATTTACTGCGGATTCATCCCTCCATCCTACCGAGGAGTG CGCTACGTGGACGGAGGTTTCACTGGCCTGCAGCCCgtgtccagcctggaggagcccgTGATCACCGTGTCCCCGTTCACCGGCGAGCTGGACATCTGCCCCCGCGACTGCCCCGCCATCTTCTTCTGCTTCCAGATCTTCAACGGCAGCATCCAGATCTCCATAGAGAACCTGTGCAGGATCAGCTATGCTCTCTTTCCACCCAGCACCATG GTCTTGAACGACATTTTCTCCCAGGGCTACCAGGACACAGCCCTTTTCCTGTACAGGAACA ATGCCTTTGGCTTTAACTACTTTGATGGCAATTTCCGCTTCGGCAGCACCTGTGGGAAGAATGACTCTGCAAAATCCAATGGGACACACTCCGGCCTGAGCAAAAGGGTCCCTCAGTGCCTGACCCCTTACTTCCTGCCAG GCTTGTGGAAGAAGGAGCAGGTGAATGGACTGCAGGACCCACTGGCGaaggtcctgctgcagccatACAGGCTCCCAGCCTTGTTCAGGAAGGG GGTGAAGAAGGTGTGGGGGCTGCTGGAAGGTGTCAGGTCCCTGGTACAACGACTCCACAAGCTCCTCCAAACCTTGGTGCCTGGTTTGCCTAAGACATCTGTGGACAggaggtga